CCCTGGACGCGGCGCTGCTCGAACGGCTCCAGTCGCTCGCCGCCCAGCCCTCCGCCTCGCCCGCGCGCTACGTGACGCGGCTCGTGGCCCGGGTGGGGTGGCGCATGCGCTTCCTGCCGGTGGAGGACATCGACTACCTGACGGCGGAGGGGAACTACGTCGCCGTGCACGTGGGGAAGCAGTCGCACTTCACGCGCGAGACGATGGCGGCGCTGGAGGAGAAGCTCGACCCCAGGCTGTTCCTGCGCGCGCACCGCTCGTTCATCGTGCGGTTGGACCGCATCGAGGAGGTGGAGCCGCTTCCCCCCGGTGAGTTCGTGTTCGTCCTGCGGGATGGCACCCGGCTGACGTCGGGCCGCAGCTACCGCGCGCAGGTGCAACGCGCGCTGGAGCTGTCGCCGTGAGGCCTCCTTCCACCGTTCGTCCCTGACCCTCCACGGTTCGTCACATCTCCTTGGACCCGTTCGCCGCCGTCGGGCGACGGTGGTTTCAACAAAGGAGATGCACATGCGTCGTTTCGCCAGGCAGTGGTCGATGAACGTCCTCCTCGCCGTCTGCGCGGTGTCGGGTTCCGCGGGTGCCCGGGAGCTGGAGCCGGAGCCCGCGTTCGGGTCGCGGCCCCGGTGCGAGCCGGGCGGCAGCCTCTTCGCGCCCGGGGAGATCTCGCTGGAGGAGCGCTCGGAGTACCGGCTCGCGCTGTCCGCGGATGGGAAGACGGCGTACTACCACGTTGACTCGGACACGCCGCCGTACCAGGCCATCTACGTGACCCAGCGCAAGGACGGCCACTGGGGGCCCGGCGAGGTGGTGTCGTTCTCGGGCACGTACAGGGACTCGGATCCGTTCCTCGCTCCGGATGGGCAGAGCCTCTTCTTCTCCTCCACCCGCCCCGTGAACGGAGGCGCCGAGCGCCTGGACACCGACCTCTGGGTCGTGCACCGCGTCCGTGATGGCTGGGGAACGCCCGAGCACCTGGGGCCGCTCGTGAACTCACCCAGGGAGGAGCTGTACGCCAGCGTGACGCGCGACGGGACGGTCTACTTCGCGAGCGGTACGTTCGACACGGACTTCGACATGTACCGCGTCCGGCGACAGGGCAATCACTACACCGCGCCGGAGAACCTGGGCCCTGGGGTGAACACCCCGGACTCGTGGGAGTACAACCCCTGGGTGTCCCCGGATGGGCGGGTGCTAGTGTTCGCCTCGCTCAACCGCCCCGGAGGCTACGGGCTGGGGGACCTGTACGTGAGCTTCAACGTCGCGGGCACCTGGACGCC
The sequence above is drawn from the Corallococcus sp. NCRR genome and encodes:
- a CDS encoding LytR/AlgR family response regulator transcription factor, which translates into the protein MSAAMRVLIVDDEPLARQRLKDLLAEAPDMRLVGECRNGHEAIAAIGSERPDLVLLDVEMPGPDGFGVLRALAPGHAPAVIFVTAHRDFAVQAFEANALDYLLKPFDRERFRASLERARDRRRTVPSSLDAALLERLQSLAAQPSASPARYVTRLVARVGWRMRFLPVEDIDYLTAEGNYVAVHVGKQSHFTRETMAALEEKLDPRLFLRAHRSFIVRLDRIEEVEPLPPGEFVFVLRDGTRLTSGRSYRAQVQRALELSP
- a CDS encoding TolB family protein; protein product: MRRFARQWSMNVLLAVCAVSGSAGARELEPEPAFGSRPRCEPGGSLFAPGEISLEERSEYRLALSADGKTAYYHVDSDTPPYQAIYVTQRKDGHWGPGEVVSFSGTYRDSDPFLAPDGQSLFFSSTRPVNGGAERLDTDLWVVHRVRDGWGTPEHLGPLVNSPREELYASVTRDGTVYFASGTFDTDFDMYRVRRQGNHYTAPENLGPGVNTPDSWEYNPWVSPDGRVLVFASLNRPGGYGLGDLYVSFNVAGTWTPAANLGPAVNTEKDEFHPTLSRDLGQLYFVRQTWDPFVPSDFYHLDTRCLWR